The DNA region ATGCGGTTTCACAAATGGTGCCATCTGCACTGTTAATTTTAGCCCTTGTAGCACCAACGGTTCGTCTGCTCGTAACCAAAGTGCTGCTAGAGCCAGAAGTAAAATAAGTCAGTAAAGTTAATGAATTAGAGAATGGGAAAGAGAAAAATGAGCGAATTTAAATTACACACTGTTGAGTCAGCACCAGAAAAAAGCAAAGCAATCCTTGAAGGTGCACAAAAGCAGATGGGGATGATTCCTGGTCTTTACGCAGTAATGGCTGAGTCTCCTCAAATCCTAACAGCTTACACGCAACTGCATCAGCAATTCACCAACACATCATTTAATGCCGAAGAACTAACAGTGGTGTGGCAAACCATCAATGTTGAACACGAGTGTCACTACTGCGTCCCGGCACACACTGGGATCGCGCACTCAATGAAGGTTGACCCAGCATTGATTGAAGCACTGCGTAACGATGAAGCAATGCCAACGGAAAAGCTTCAAGCACTAAAAGACTTCACTCTTGTTGTGGTTCGTGAGCGTGGCAATGTATCAGAAGCAGACCTAGCGGCATTCTTCGAGGCAGGTTACGGTCAGCAACAGGTTCTAGAAGTGATCCTTGGTCTATCGCAAAAAGTGATCAGTAACTACGTAAACCACGTAGCTCACACGCCGGTAGACAAAGTATTTGAAAAGTTTGCTTGGTCTAAAAAGTAATCTAACAATCTAAAACATATTGAGCGGGCTATAAGCTCGCTCTTTTTTTTTGCCAAAACTAACGTTTTTATAGTGTTTGTCACGTAAGTATTGGCATCTATTTATGTGGACTTTTTTTGAGTCAACAGACTCAAATGTATCCCATAATAACGACAATAGCCGATAATATTGCTGCCAATAAACAACAACTCCATCAGTACAGCAGTAGGAGAACCTGCGAGGTAGTTGTGTATTAGCCAGAGCAAAGTTCCTACAATCATTAATTGACGTAAGCGTTGATCACTTTTGCAAAATGCAGCTGTGGTCTGAAATAGCGTTCCGCCAAAACTAAGCAAATTGATTAGGTCAACAAAGGTCACCACAGTGATCATTAAGGCAGAGCTTAAATAAAGAAACATCCACCTTTTCGATGTAGTAAAGATACTAGTGAAGTAGCGGATGCTCGCAAGTAACATTAGGCTTGCGGCGGTCCATTGCTCTAGTAGAACAAAGTGGGTGCTAATCAAGATGCCGGATGCACATAAGCAACAAACAATTTTTTGTCTTTTTTTAAATTGAAATGATATCAGATCGAATACGATGGCGATTGCTATCAATACTTGGGACCAAAGAAATGCCGACATGCTTCCCTCCTACAAAATTTAGAATAAATATGGAGGTGGGATTATGCGTAGATGTTCCGAAGTAGGAATTAACTAAAGTTAATTTCTACCTTTTATATTTAGCTTTTTATTCTGGCTTTCAATCTCGATAGGCTGACTGGGCTAATACCGATATAGCTGGCTATCTGAATGTTATTAAGTTTGGCTAACCAATGTGGCCAATACTGGAGTAAGTGCTGATACCTTTGCTCAGGTGTGTGGAGTAACAGCAGGGCTTCTTTCTGCTCCTTGAATATTAATTGTTGCTGTAAGAGTGTGACTTTGGCTTGTGAGAACGAAGGCAATGCCAGTAAATTCAGGGGGATCCTTATGACTTCTACAGCTGTAATAGCTTCAATTTGATATCGGGCAGGCAATCCCTGCAACCAACTTGAATAGAGGAAGCATAGCTCATCTTTAAAATAAAACTCTTTGCATCGCTCAAGACCGTTCTCACCGTAATGACAAGCTCTAAGTATTCCGGACATGATAAAAAAGCCATAGTCCTGCTGGGAGCCCTGTGCGAGCAAGATATCTGATGGGTTTAGTGAGAGCAATTTAAACTGAGTTGACAGGGGTTCAACTGTTTGAGGTGGAACACCCATATCAGAGAAATAGTCAATCACCTTAGTGAACTTACCCAACATAAAAACAGGTTCCATATTTGCTTTATTTCACCAAGACTAACACATTTAATCACTAGAAATATCCCGGGTATTATTGATTATCGGTGTATTTCAGTGGTGAAGCGAAGATGACCACTTGCTACGATGTTTTCAATACAAAGCCTTACCTAGAGAGCTACAAACTGAACTACCTTTCTAAATCGCTTTGCCCTAAAACAGCCAGGATGAAGAGAAGCTAAGCGTTTAGCTATCTCAGTTCTACAAACAAAATCCGTTGCTACTTCACTGCTTCTACTTCCAACATCGACGCTTGAGTCGCAGACAAGTTTTGTTTTACATAGCTAGTAAGTTGTAACCATGCAAACAAGCCTGCTAGAACGTTAGCAATTGTCGCCGCGATGACGATTGTAAAAATGTCACCCTGTAACGAGGCGATGGCAATCGCTGGGATGTACAGAACCATCAATCTTACGAAGCAAACGAATAGGGCTGTTTTTGGTTTACCCAATGCGTTGAAGATAGAAGTGACAACCATACACAAACCTAAAGGGCCGTAGCTAAACGGAATCACCCAAAGTGCTAGATTTAACCACTCTTGCATTGTGTTGTCCTCCGATAGTAGAGGAACAACAATTGGTAAACTCACCACTAACAAAGTTGCGATGGCCAAGTGGAACAGAATCACAAAGCGAGAAGCAGATTGCACGAGCGCTTGGATTGAATCAAAACGTTCGGCACCGAGTTCACGGCCAATCATTGGTGGCAAAGACATGGTGAGTGCCAGCGTGAAGATCAGCAAGAAGCTTTCCACTCGGTTTAATAAGCTCCAAAATGCGATTTCGTTAGTACCAAGATGAGCGATGAACATAACCGTCACGAAAGCACTAACGGACGGTAGAATTTGATTCATCATGGTTGGAATCGTGGTTGTGATCAGCAGAGCAACATCGTCTTTGCTAGCTAAAGCCGAAGAGAAAGGTGCGAACCATTGACGACCTTTGGCTTTGTTCATCATGTAAACCGCGCTGATGGCAAAGCCAAGCATCGACGCTAATGTAGCACCTGCAATCCCCATGTTTATAACGAACATAAATATCGGATCGAGCACGAGGTTGATAAGGCTTGCGATAACAAAAACAGAGCCAGTAACTTTAGTATCGCCGTTAGCACGATAAACACAGGTCATTAAATACAGTACGGCACTGGATAGTGCGCTCAACAGCCATAAGCCCCAGAACTGACTAAATAACGTTTCGAGCTGTTGATATTGTGCGCCGCTGTCTTCCACAGAGACAAACGCAGAAAACACGCTTTGCTCCATCAACCACAACGCAAATCCAATGAGAGCGATAAAAGCGCTGCCGACCAGTAATGCAAGTGAAGCGGTATTTGTCGCGCGTTGCGTATTATTTGCACCAAAAGCATGTGAGATGATCGACGTTGCAGCAACACCAATGCCGACTTGAATGCCAATAAAGCCAGCTTGGAACGGCATGGTGATACCTTGCACGGTAAGCTCGTTCACGCCAAGCATGCCGATAAACACCGCGTCGATAAGTTGTACTGACATGATCGCAAAAAGGCCGACAGTCAGCGGCAGTGTTTTTTCGAGAACGGATTTTAAGGTCGAGGAAATCGCTATCATCACAAGGCTCTTGGTTCGAAAGTTCGGGAACCGTGCCAGTATAGAGTTGCGATTGTTAATGATAAGAGGGCTAATCCCTAAATCAGTTTTTAGATTTGGTTAATAATGAACTAAAAAAGAGGCAGTATGAGTGCAACTCTACTGGGCAAAAAGCTTAACTTGAATGCGTGTCTCTTTTTGTTTTTTATGAAATAAATTTGTTTTTGCTACGGTCTGTTTAAATCAACGTATTACCAGTTCGCTATTTACTAAAGTATGAACTCATTCGGGGAAGATTATGTGGATTAAGAAGAACCATCGCTGGGCTTTATCTGAAAACGAAGCGACGCCAGAGTCCGTTTATAAAGAACGTCGTGAAATACTCAAAAAGCTTGGCATTGCGGTTGTCGGCATGCCACTCGCTGCAAATGCACAAGCTGGCATTTTGGATATCTTCTCCTCAAAGGAGAAGCCAGTCTCAGACAATCGAATTGACCTTAGCGCGGCGAAGCCACAACAGTACCAAGCGGATCTTTCTCTTACTCCTGAAAGTAAGGTTCTGAAATACAATAACTTCTATGAGTTTGGTACCGATAAATCTGATCCTGCGAAAAACTCTTCTGAGTTTGTGTCTGACCCATGGACGGTTGAGATCGACGGCTTGGTGAATAACCCGATTAAGCTCGACCACGATGATATCTTTAGTAAGTTCACACTAGAAGAGCGAATCTACCGCTTACGTTGTGTCGAAGCGTGGTCAATGAACATTCCGTGGATTGGTTTTCCTTTAGCGGACATCATCAAAATGGCGGCCCCAAAAAGTAGCGCGAAATACGTTGCTTTTGAAACTCTCTACGATCCGAAACAGTTCCCAGCCCAAGGCTCCTTTAGCAGTATTGAATATCCTTACGTCGAAGGGCTTCGTCTTGATGAGGCAATGAACCCGCTCGCGCTGATTTCTGTGGGTTTGTATGGAAAGACGCTTGCACCACAAAACGGTGCGCCACTTCGCTTAGTTGTACCGTGGAAGTACGGCTTCAAAAGCATCAAGTCTATTGTTCGAATTCGTTTAACTGACCGAGAACCGCCAACAACGTGGAATCGTTTAGCGCCAAATGAATACGGTTTTTACGCCAATGTGAACCCAAATGTTGACCATCCGCGTTGGAGCCAAGCAAGCGAGCGTTTCATCGGAGAGGGCAGTGTACTCAGCACTCGCAGACAGCCAACATTGATGTTCAACGGCTATGAGGAAGAGGTGGCGCATCTCTATAAGAATATGGATCTGAGGAAGTTCTATTGAGAAAGCTGACGCCAAAACACATCATTGCGCTTAAAGTCCTGATCCACCTTGTTTCTCTCGGTTTCTTAGGTCTGCTGGTCATTGCGATTAATACCGACAACTTAGGTGGTGACCCTGTTCAAGGGATTATCCATTACACAGGTATTAGCGCGCTGAATACGCTGTTTATTACCTTGTTAGTTTCTCCGCTTGCGCGTTGGACCAAGCAGGGTTTGTTAGTTCGAGTTAGGAGACTACTCGGGCTCTACAGCTTTTTCTGGGCAGTACTTCATTTGGTTGCGTTTGCTGTGCTCGATTTAGGATTAGATTGGAGTTTACTCGCTTCCGAAATCGTTAAACGCCCTTATTTGACCGTTGGTGCAGCAGTGTGGGTAATCTTGTCACTTCTGGCAGTGACTTCGACTCAATCCATTCAACGTAAAATGGGTCCTAAATGGCAAAAACTGCATAACTGGGTCTATTTGGCAGCGATACTGGCGCCGATTCATTTCTATTGGTCGGTGAAGTCAGAGGTAGCGGAGCCAACGATTTATATCTTAATCGCCATTGGTTTGTTGCTGGTGCGCTGGAAGACATTGAAGCAGCGAGTGTTTCGAAAGCTGTTATCCAGTTGATGCGCTGTTAGACCAATTGCGATAAATGAATCAACAGACTAAAAGGGGCTACGTGAGCCCCTTTCTTAATTGGATAAAAAGCCGCTAACCCAAGCTTTCTGTTGCTGTTGGCTCACCACGCTTCCACACCTTTTGTTCGCTTTCGCCAAAGACCTTGGGCTAAGTCTATCAAATCCCATCACAACGTTCATACCGTTAGCCCGAACCCTACGACTAATGTCTAACCACCTGAGACTATTTGTATTTTTTCGTTTGGTATAAGGTACTAGCAGCTGAATTTTAAGAGTTCATAAAGATCAGTCATCGAGTTCTTGTAGCAGAGAATTTATAGACAACGACTCGCTTAATCTTCGTTTAGTGAGTAAACAACGTTGGTTGGAAAAACACACCTTAGAGTGTGAACGAAAGGAATCATAATGAGCAGCACTTTAGAGTCCGTACATATTGGAACAGATAAGCCCAAAGCCAGTGAGGATGAACTCACTTACGAACAACAACATAAGCCAAGCTCGGAATTTGAGTCCCGAGAACAATATTTAGAGCACGAGTTGCAAATCATGGCGCCTAAACGTTGGCGTCCCAATTTGCCATTTAAAGACTATCGATTCGAGGTAGAAGACACCATTCCAGCGATGGCCGCGACCATTGGTAAAGTCGTTATGGTGGGAGCGATCGCAGCAACCTTTGCTGGGGCGCTAGGGCTGAATGAAGGCTTTATTTTAGAAAACGTTCGTTATGAACTACTCATCGCCTCTGTTTTCATTATTCTTTTTTCAGGCTTTTTACTACCTACCGCAAACCTCGCAGGTACACACGGCCCACTCATCCCATTAATTCCTATCGTCGTTGCAGCAGGCGGGCACCCTATGGCCTTTGGCTTGTTGATTGGCGCCTTTGGGATACTGCTAGCGATTAGTAAAGGTGGCAGTATGCTGGCAAACCTTACCAGTAAAGGCGTGTGTGGCGGTTTATTGCTCTACCTTGGCTTTGTTGGAACCGTCTCTCAAGTGAAAAAGCTATTCGCTTGGGCAGAGGGAATAGGGATGAGCCACATCGCTTTTGTCGTGATCTTTTGCACCATTATTTTATATGCACTACTGGAACATTTTCGTAAGCGTTGGCTAGCTGTCCCTCTTAGTTGCTTGCTAGGCGGTACTTTAGCTTTTGCTATGGGCGCTCCGTTTTCTTTTCAAACCGAGCCCGGCTTACCCAATATGAACCCTATGTATTGGTGGGGGGAAGATACGGGTTGGATGCTAGGTTTGCCTACGATTGAGCATTTCATGGTGGTATTGCCTTTTGCTATTTTAGCCGTAGCCATGTGGTCGCCAGATTTTTTAGGGCATCAAGTGTTTCAAAAAATCAGCTATCCAGAACGTACAGAAAAAGTACATATGAACATCGACGATACGATGACTACAGCGTCAATTCGTCAGACGTTCGGTTCTCTGCTCGGTGGTACTAACTTTACGTCTTCGTGGGGGACTTACATCGTTCCGGCGGCTATTGCTAAACGTCCTATTCCTGCCGGCGCGTTACTAACGGCACTGTTCTGTATCATCGCCGCGGTTTGGGGTTACCCAATGGATTTAGCGATCTGGCAACCTGTACTTTGTGTTGCGCTCATTGTTGGGGTATTTGTGCCTTTGCTAGAAGCTGGAATGGAAATGACGCGTGAAGGGAAAACCACACAATCGGCGGCGATTGTTGTATTTTCTTCAGCGCTCGTTAACCCTGCATTTGGCTGGTCTCTCACAATGCTGTTAGATAACTTAGGCTTGGTCGGCTGTAAAGAACGTAGTGGGGAACTCAGTAAAATGAGCCGCTGGGTGTTGCCTGGCATTATGTTTATTGTGCTAACAAGTGTAATGGCGTTGGTTGGTCTACTACCAGGAATACCAGCGGTTATCCCAAGTTTTCGTTAGATAGCCTCATGCTACGATTTATGGTTTGAAAGTCCTATTTCCAACCTGTTATAAACGGTTTAGTTCTGTTGTTCTAAACCGTTTTTGCCCCGTTTTGAGTTAGACCTATTACTCATTCATGTCCTATTTACATGATTTTAGATTAGTTTCATTTACTGTTTATCAATACCTCATTTAAATATTGACGGAGGCATGCCAAAAAGGTATATGTAGTCTATGGTAATTTTTAATTTAATCTCATCTCATAGCAACCATCAGTCATCTCATATTTGGCTGGGGGTAGCTATTGCTGAGTGAATTTAGGTAAGCCTGATCACTAAGAAAGCACCTTCAGCATAGACTATAGGGCTTCGTGACAAATCAGTGTTCAAGGAATGCCAAATGAATGATTGTTTATTAGTTACACCTTTACAG from Vibrio hyugaensis includes:
- a CDS encoding carboxymuconolactone decarboxylase family protein, which produces MSEFKLHTVESAPEKSKAILEGAQKQMGMIPGLYAVMAESPQILTAYTQLHQQFTNTSFNAEELTVVWQTINVEHECHYCVPAHTGIAHSMKVDPALIEALRNDEAMPTEKLQALKDFTLVVVRERGNVSEADLAAFFEAGYGQQQVLEVILGLSQKVISNYVNHVAHTPVDKVFEKFAWSKK
- the msrP gene encoding protein-methionine-sulfoxide reductase catalytic subunit MsrP is translated as MWIKKNHRWALSENEATPESVYKERREILKKLGIAVVGMPLAANAQAGILDIFSSKEKPVSDNRIDLSAAKPQQYQADLSLTPESKVLKYNNFYEFGTDKSDPAKNSSEFVSDPWTVEIDGLVNNPIKLDHDDIFSKFTLEERIYRLRCVEAWSMNIPWIGFPLADIIKMAAPKSSAKYVAFETLYDPKQFPAQGSFSSIEYPYVEGLRLDEAMNPLALISVGLYGKTLAPQNGAPLRLVVPWKYGFKSIKSIVRIRLTDREPPTTWNRLAPNEYGFYANVNPNVDHPRWSQASERFIGEGSVLSTRRQPTLMFNGYEEEVAHLYKNMDLRKFY
- the msrQ gene encoding protein-methionine-sulfoxide reductase heme-binding subunit MsrQ; amino-acid sequence: MRKLTPKHIIALKVLIHLVSLGFLGLLVIAINTDNLGGDPVQGIIHYTGISALNTLFITLLVSPLARWTKQGLLVRVRRLLGLYSFFWAVLHLVAFAVLDLGLDWSLLASEIVKRPYLTVGAAVWVILSLLAVTSTQSIQRKMGPKWQKLHNWVYLAAILAPIHFYWSVKSEVAEPTIYILIAIGLLLVRWKTLKQRVFRKLLSS
- a CDS encoding DUF3360 domain-containing protein; amino-acid sequence: MSSTLESVHIGTDKPKASEDELTYEQQHKPSSEFESREQYLEHELQIMAPKRWRPNLPFKDYRFEVEDTIPAMAATIGKVVMVGAIAATFAGALGLNEGFILENVRYELLIASVFIILFSGFLLPTANLAGTHGPLIPLIPIVVAAGGHPMAFGLLIGAFGILLAISKGGSMLANLTSKGVCGGLLLYLGFVGTVSQVKKLFAWAEGIGMSHIAFVVIFCTIILYALLEHFRKRWLAVPLSCLLGGTLAFAMGAPFSFQTEPGLPNMNPMYWWGEDTGWMLGLPTIEHFMVVLPFAILAVAMWSPDFLGHQVFQKISYPERTEKVHMNIDDTMTTASIRQTFGSLLGGTNFTSSWGTYIVPAAIAKRPIPAGALLTALFCIIAAVWGYPMDLAIWQPVLCVALIVGVFVPLLEAGMEMTREGKTTQSAAIVVFSSALVNPAFGWSLTMLLDNLGLVGCKERSGELSKMSRWVLPGIMFIVLTSVMALVGLLPGIPAVIPSFR
- a CDS encoding MATE family efflux transporter, which codes for MIAISSTLKSVLEKTLPLTVGLFAIMSVQLIDAVFIGMLGVNELTVQGITMPFQAGFIGIQVGIGVAATSIISHAFGANNTQRATNTASLALLVGSAFIALIGFALWLMEQSVFSAFVSVEDSGAQYQQLETLFSQFWGLWLLSALSSAVLYLMTCVYRANGDTKVTGSVFVIASLINLVLDPIFMFVINMGIAGATLASMLGFAISAVYMMNKAKGRQWFAPFSSALASKDDVALLITTTIPTMMNQILPSVSAFVTVMFIAHLGTNEIAFWSLLNRVESFLLIFTLALTMSLPPMIGRELGAERFDSIQALVQSASRFVILFHLAIATLLVVSLPIVVPLLSEDNTMQEWLNLALWVIPFSYGPLGLCMVVTSIFNALGKPKTALFVCFVRLMVLYIPAIAIASLQGDIFTIVIAATIANVLAGLFAWLQLTSYVKQNLSATQASMLEVEAVK
- a CDS encoding YgjV family protein, translating into MSAFLWSQVLIAIAIVFDLISFQFKKRQKIVCCLCASGILISTHFVLLEQWTAASLMLLASIRYFTSIFTTSKRWMFLYLSSALMITVVTFVDLINLLSFGGTLFQTTAAFCKSDQRLRQLMIVGTLLWLIHNYLAGSPTAVLMELLFIGSNIIGYCRYYGIHLSLLTQKKST
- a CDS encoding Crp/Fnr family transcriptional regulator, whose protein sequence is MLGKFTKVIDYFSDMGVPPQTVEPLSTQFKLLSLNPSDILLAQGSQQDYGFFIMSGILRACHYGENGLERCKEFYFKDELCFLYSSWLQGLPARYQIEAITAVEVIRIPLNLLALPSFSQAKVTLLQQQLIFKEQKEALLLLHTPEQRYQHLLQYWPHWLAKLNNIQIASYIGISPVSLSRLKARIKS